aaaaaaaattaaaccacaTATAGCagcatattgtaaattttaataacaCATTTAAGTCTCTCAATATTCAAAAACTAACCTATTTGAACCTCTAGTAAGGTTTTAAGTATTCAATAAGTGGTATATGTACTTACCTTTTGTTGCAGAGTAGATGGAACCGACGCTAAGCGATACAACTCCAGCAACAGAGGACATGAACACGATGCTACCGTATCCTGAAGCCTTAAGCAAGGGGTGTGAAAGCTGGCTTAGATGGAAAGCAGATTCTAAGTTGGTCGAGATATGAAATGAAAAGTCTTCTGCTGTATGATCCACTGTTGGCTTTGACCGAATGGCTCCCGCATTGTTTACCTAAAACCAAGATTATATAAGCCTAAGATAATATCATTCTGGTTTAACAATTGGGTTAATGATAAGATTCAGACTTACAAGGATATCGAGCTTCCCGCCAAACATCGATGAAACCGTCTCCATAAGCTTCTCTCTGTCTGTTCTAGAAGTGACGTCACAGACTGAACCTGTGACTTGAAACCCTTTCTTTTGCCATTGGCTTATACACTCGTTAAGCTGAGATTCGTCTCTGGCGCAAGTATGTATTATGGCTCCAAATCCTGCAAGTTCCTCTACCACAGCATGTCTATTTTGATTCAAGAACAAGAAATaaactgattaaaattaaagtCTATGTAGTGATTTCAATCAGCAATAAAAGAAATAGAGCTGAAATGGTATTGTTATATACGAACCCAATGCCTTTGGTTCCACCGGTTACAAGTGCAGTCTTGACTTGAAGGCTCCATCTTTGGAGTTGCTCTGCTCCAGCCAT
The Raphanus sativus cultivar WK10039 chromosome 1, ASM80110v3, whole genome shotgun sequence DNA segment above includes these coding regions:
- the LOC108839684 gene encoding tropinone reductase homolog At1g07440 → MAGAEQLQRWSLQVKTALVTGGTKGIGHAVVEELAGFGAIIHTCARDESQLNECISQWQKKGFQVTGSVCDVTSRTDREKLMETVSSMFGGKLDILVNNAGAIRSKPTVDHTAEDFSFHISTNLESAFHLSQLSHPLLKASGYGSIVFMSSVAGVVSLSVGSIYSATKGAMNQLARNLACEWASDGIRANAVAPAVIATDLAKAVYDEEFKKAVISRKPLGRFGEPEEVASLVAFLCMPAASYITGQTICVDGGLSVNGFSYQPHG